In Citrus sinensis cultivar Valencia sweet orange chromosome 2, DVS_A1.0, whole genome shotgun sequence, a single genomic region encodes these proteins:
- the LOC102613020 gene encoding calcium-binding protein KRP1, whose product MASANSGVVFEDFFPAMVEKLGAEGFMQELSNGFRLLMDEDKGLITFESLKKNSALLGLQDMSDEELMCMVREGDLDGDGALNEMEFCTLMFRLSPGLMKNSTNLFLEALNVDDF is encoded by the coding sequence ATGGCTTCTGCAAATAGTGGGGTTGTGTTTGAAGATTTCTTTCCTGCCATGGTCGAGAAATTGGGAGCTGAAGGGTTCATGCAGGAGCTGTCTAACGGGTTTCGTTTGCTAATGGATGAGGACAAAGGTTTGATCACTTTTGAGAGCCTGAAGAAGAACTCTGCCCTGCTTGGATTACAAGACATGAGTGACGAAGAGTTGATGTGCATGGTGAGAGAAGGTGATCTTGACGGTGATGGGGCTTTGAACGAAATGGAGTTTTGTACTTTGATGTTTAGGTTGAGTCCTGGCTTGATGAAAAATTCTACCAATTTGTTCTTAGAAGCTTTAAATGTTGATGATTTTTAG